Genomic window (Cucumis sativus cultivar 9930 chromosome 2, Cucumber_9930_V3, whole genome shotgun sequence):
ACGGCAACCGGTTTCAATCGATGGAAGAACAGTtcggttttaaaatgtgtatTCACAATTGCATTTCTTATATCTAATTTTGTACAATCTAATTCACAAATTTACTTTAACAGATGATTTGACTTCACTTAAATCTGccaaaaatcaatcaaactaATCAATCGGCCTTCGACATGACCGAAAGCCGGCTGGGCTGCGGCCGGAAATTGGCTCGTCTTCTCAACTGGTGTGAAGAGGGTCGAATCAAAGCAGTCAACGCTCGCTTGACCCACTCTCCTTCAACCCCACCGATTCTCACCAGCGAGTTCGTCATCGCAGACCTCCGCATGTTCAAACCGCTCGATGAATACGCCGACGACGACGCCTGATGTTGGTGAATGCCACTTCCCGACTTTTTATGTAGACTGCACCGGAAGGAACCGGGGTGAGTCGTCGGCGAACACGTGCACGGCTTTTTCGGTAGAGAAACCGGCGAGTTCCGGTTGGAAAGTGTCGGCGAACCGGTTCGGTGACCAATGGAAAATCGAACAGAGTGAGACAGGGGAGTGGAAGAAATGTTGACACGAGTAGGAGAAA
Coding sequences:
- the LOC101214709 gene encoding uncharacterized protein LOC101214709 encodes the protein MKKETSGPVLRPFPAGARFQSQFSSPGISSFAASTNFGFSSGSSIFLQNHDHDDHHHNHHRSVSPTRVNISSTPLSHSVRFSIGHRTGSPTLSNRNSPVSLPKKPCTCSPTTHPGSFRCSLHKKSGSGIHQHQASSSAYSSSGLNMRRSAMTNSLVRIGGVEGEWVKRALTALIRPSSHQLRRRANFRPQPSRLSVMSKAD